A genomic stretch from Tenrec ecaudatus isolate mTenEca1 chromosome X, mTenEca1.hap1, whole genome shotgun sequence includes:
- the LOC142434140 gene encoding cytochrome c oxidase subunit 6B1-like produces the protein MAEDIKTKIKNYRTAPFDSRFPNQNQTRNCWQNYLDFHRCEKAMNAKGGDVSVCQWYQPVYKSLCPISWVTAWDDRRAQGTFPGKI, from the coding sequence ATGGCAGAAGACATCAAGACCAAAATCAAGAACTACCGAACTGCGCCTTTTGACAGCCGCTTCcccaaccagaaccaaacaaggaACTGCTGGCAGAACTACTTGGACTTCCACCGCTGTGAGAAGGCGATGAATGCCAAAGGGGGCGACGTCTCCGTGTGTCAGTGGTATCAGCCCGTGTACAAGTCCCTCTGCCCCATTTCCTGGGTGACCGCCTGGGATGACCGCCGGGCACAAGGCACATTTCCCGGGAAGATCTGA
- the LOC142434768 gene encoding melanoma antigen preferentially expressed in tumors-like — translation MVHYWPFTKLPLGALLEDCVFRELILKAALDGLDILLAQNAQPRRCKLKVLDLQLHTGTNFWNEWAGVPSTDSVMPAEEPEDTPRRIQMEKGPHSRSGGKHQPLTTVEVLTDVWFEEATSDVLLTFLIERVKQKKALPTLCCRKVAFLGPLPQLHILGDILKMVQLDCVQELEIHGKWDLHSLNWFAPYLAQMGHLQTLFLSGVILACKDFGKDCNVEQLLAQFTSQLLNLHQLQHLFLDSACLPRGCLIRLLTRLPSPLLTLSLTDCVLLDEDLTYLSLCPCTSRLRTLVLCGLSRPSSSYAFLPGLLEIVSTTLMHLNLAGCGIQDPDLRALQNALGRCSQLVTLMLCGNSVSWDVLQQLLQHTNPHCKFLELPVPLHCYLGPQGMLH, via the coding sequence ATGGTGCACTACTGGCCCTTCACAAAGCTCCCACTTGGGGCTCTGTTGGAGGATTGTGTGTTTCGAGAGCTCATCTTAAAGGCTGCACTCGATGGCCTTGACATCCTGCTTGCCCAGAATGCTCAGCCcaggagatgcaaactgaaagtgTTGGATTTACAGCTGCACACTGGCACCAACTTCTGGAATGAATGGGCTGGAGTCCCATCTACTGACTCTGTGATGCCAGCAGAAGAGCCTGAGGACACACCCCGCAGAATTCAGATGGAAAAAGGGCCCCATTCCAGATCAGGAGGGAAGCACCAGCCCCTGACCACCGTGGAGGTGCTCACAGACGTGTGGTTTGAGGAAGCTACCTCAGATgtactgctcaccttcctgattgaaAGGGTCAAGCAGAAGAAGGCCCTGCCAACGCTGTGCTGCAGGAAGGTGGCGTTTCTTGGACCTCTCCCACAACTTCACATTCTTGGGGACATCCTGAAGATGGTGCAGCTGGACTGTGTCCAGGAGTTGGAAATTCATGGCAAATGGGACCTGCACAGCCTCAACTGGTTTGCTCCTTACTTGGCGCAGATGGGTCACCTGCagaccctctttctctctggagtcaTCTTGGCTTGCAAGGACTTCGGCAAAGACTGCAACGTGGAGCAACTCCTTGCCCAATTCACCTCTCAGCTCCTCAATCTGCAtcagctccagcacctcttcttggactctgcctgcctgcccaggggCTGCCTCATCCGGCTGCTCACACGCTTGCCATCTCCCTTGCTGACCCTCAGCCTGACTGATTGTGTGCTTTTGGACGAGGACTTGACTTACCTGTCTTTATGCCCCTGTACCAGCCGCCTAAGGACCCTGGTATTGTGTGGTCTATCCAGGCCTAGCTCAAGTTATGCATTCCTTCCGGGTCTGCTAGAGATTGTCTCCACCACCCTTATGCACCTGAACTTAGCTGGCTGTGGGATCCAGGACCCTGACCTCAGGGCCTTGCAGAATGCACTGGGCCGCTGCTCCCAGCTGGTCACCTTGATGTTATGTGGAAACTCCGTGTCCTGGGATGTTCTGCAGCAGCTGCTGCAGCACACCAACCCTCACTGCAAGTTCTTGGAGCTCCCTGTCCCACTGCATTGCTACTTGGGCCCCCAAGGAATGCTGCACTAG